The following coding sequences are from one Ornithodoros turicata isolate Travis chromosome 1, ASM3712646v1, whole genome shotgun sequence window:
- the LOC135384207 gene encoding uncharacterized protein LOC135384207, which produces MVERLHRHLKSAIMAYEDPSHWHDFIPVILLGLRTSWKEDLGCTSAELVYGTSLRLPAGFFDASASDTPTRSVSIDFIDKLRRHFSLIKPTPSRANLTRPAVVSPDLSSAAQVFVRTDALRRSLQPPYTGPYHVLERLPKYFVLDCNGRRETISIDRLKPAFIEPPTLPLSFPLSSDSCKLTTSSHQPKHMSWSDLVASEGRATVAKKTNAATRSVRE; this is translated from the coding sequence ATGGTCGAGCGGTTGCATAGGCACCTGAAATCTGCAATTATGGCCTACGAAGATCCCTCCCATTGGCATGATTTCATTCCAGTAATCTTGCTGGGGCTTCGCACCTCGTGGAAGGAGGACCTCGGCTGCACGTCCGCCGAGCTGGTCTATGGCACCAGTCTTCGACTTCCTGCCGGGTTCTTCGACGCTTCCGCTTCCGATACCCCGACCCGTTCGGTTTCCATCGACTTTATTGACAAGCTTCGCCGGCACTTCTCTCTTATCAAACCGACACCAAGCAGAGCCAATCTCACTCGTCCGGCTGTCGTCTCCCCAGATCTTTCGTCCGCCGCCCAAGTCTTCGTACGGACGGACGCCCTAAGGAGGTCCCTACAACCACCATACACTGGACCATACCACGTTTTAGAGCGCCTTCCCAAATATTTCGTTCTCGACTGCAACGGACGCAGGGAAACTATTTCTATCGACAGGCTCAAGCCTGCCTTCATCGAGCCGCCCACCCTACCGTTGTCCTTCCCCTTAAGTTCTGACAGCTGCAAACTCACCACCTCCTCCCACCAACCCAAGCACATGTCTTGGAGCGACCTTGTCGCTTCTGAGGGGAGGGCTACTGTGGCGAAGAAGACGAATGCCGCTACCCGGTCGGTGCGTGAATAA